CGCTGAacgatgaggacgaagacggggcgtcgacggccctgTCGGTGCCAAACTTCTTCATTATGCATTGCGACATGAGCTTGTTGTCCGTGTAGGAGCCCGCCTTGCCGAGCGGCGTGAGAGTCATGATGTAGTTTCCGTCGAAGCTGCCCGCGCCCCAGCCCACGAAGCCGATGAAGACGTCGGTGTTGTCCGCGATGAAGTCGTTTTGAGCGCAAAACTTTTCCATGCACTAATACGCGATCAGTCAGCAAACAAAAAACAACTTGCGAAAAACGTGCGCGACTTGCACCAGACTGCATGTGCACGTACCGTGGGGTCCATGGAGGCGCCAGTCTCGGAGACCATGGCCTGGCGCTTGTTCTTCCTCAACCACGTCGCAATCGTCTTGAAGCCCTCGACGTTGTCCGTCGTGCACTCGGTGTGCGTACCTGAGTTGTTGATGTCCAGGTACTTGTgcaggtcgagcagcaggccgtcggTGCTGCCGTCCGGGTTCTCGATGGCGGCCAGAGCCTCGGCGCTGCCCGTCGACACAAACGTCTCGGCGCTGGCAAAGTTGGTGCCGGGAAGCAGGATGAGGTGCTTcttggcgccggccttgcGGATCGCCGTGACGGCCGCCTGGCAGCTCTTGGCCCAGAGCTTGATGTCCAGGTCGTGGGGCTCGTTCATGAGGCCGAATACAACCTTGTCGTTCTTGGCGTACTCGGTCGCGAACTGGCTCCATAAGCCGGCAAAGACTTGGTCGCTGgggccgccctggccgatgatgccgtcgtcgtagcGCCCAAAGTTGTGGAGATCGATCATGCAGTACGCGCCGGTGTCGAGGCAGGTGTTCATGAGGTCATTGTACACCTTGAGGTTCTTCTCGTACAGCTTGCCGTCGACTTGCCCGTTGGTGATGAATTGCCACGTCAAGGCTGTGTGTTGGTTGAGACGTTAGGTATGCGGCCTTGTCTCGGGGGCACGTCAAGTATCGCGGAGACTCACGCAGGCGGAAGATGTTCATCTTGTTGTTTTTGACAAAGTGCTGCATCTgaccctcgccgtcgccgcccccgtaCTGCGCAAGCGGGATGGACTCGGCCTTGGCGGGACATTTTCCCTATCGCGCGTGTTAATCACAGCATATTCAGCGCTTGTTTAATCGATGACGCGGGGAGTCGAACATTGATGTCGCAGCCAAAGTCGATGCCAGGAATTGCGACGCCCTGCACCACAAGTTAGCCGAGCCATGTTACCCTCTGACGGCCAATGCCACCCACCAGGTATTGTATCCCGGCTATTGCGCGTGAAGCCAGGCCCAGGAGCGCCAGAAGGCGCAGTGTTGTGTGCATGGTTGGCGCAAGACCGGGCTGTCCAGAACCAGCCCCAACCAAGCCCCTCTAGTATGTGATGAACGAAAGTGACGAAAAGTGACGAAAGTGAAAGTGAGGGCCCCCAAGACGgcgcgaggggagggggatgacGACGTTCAAAAACAAACTGTCTTGGACCCTGCCCGGGCCGGGCTCAGTCGCAAACGATCAAGTGGGACCCCGGGGGCGGATGACACGAGCGACGGCTGAAAGGGCCGATGATGCCCACCCCTGGGTGGCGTCCCGTAGTTCCTTGGGGCCGTTGCTTTCAGGGTGCTGCTCATCACGCGTtcgtccatccatcgccaCGGAGCAGCGGAAACAGCGGGTGTCTCGGCCGACcggcccccccttttttttggTCCTCGCCGAAACGAAACAGCGCCGAAGCGCCGCTGCAAGGCAGAGAGGCTTAGGAGGATGCAGTTGCGGCTGATGGGGGCTTGTCTCAATCGCATGAATTGCGAGTGGCGCTCTGGACTCGTGTTGCGCCATTAGTGTCAGCGTGTGCCCTCTTTCGTATCCATAAATACGATTCGGTCAGCCGCAAAAAGGAGGGTGTCGTGTCGAGAACTTGGTCGTGGGAGGGACGAGCTTACTCGCCAAGCGGCCTAGTCTACGAGCGAGTCAATgcaggtcgacggcggaggaCGGGAGGGTTCGGTGATGGTTTCAAAACATTTGGGCTCAACTGTCTCACGGCGCGGGGCGGAAACACGGGCAGCCCTACGAGTCAACGAACATACGCAGTAGCCACGCTTGCTACGATGGCCATCCCATCCTGTTGGGTTGATGATGGCTTGTGAGGCGCCAACCCGGTCCCCTGTCGACGTCTCCAGCAGAACGccatccatcgccatggTAGCGAATGCTGTCGACAGCACCCCTGCTTGGCGGATCCATCAAGCCCCTCACTGGCTTGCTTGTCCAGGAACGCTTTGGCATCTGTGGGACGATAGGCGTTCTCGTGCGTACGTATATCTTTGGCCTCTGCCCACCGAACCGGTTCGCCAACTCGCCTGATTCTCATCGCAAGTGGCTCCAGGCTGACTCGGCCATTTTCATGCCGAACTCAAATCTCGCGACAAAGCTTGTTCGACTGAATGAACTGCCGACCGCTTCGGTTCGAGCGTTTCAAGCAATGGGGATACGGCAATGCGAACGTCATTCATGCGACATGGAGAGGCGAGAACCGTCGTGGAACTGACTGCGCCGTGCGTATCGTGCCCGCTGTTGCTGATGCCGCTATGCAAGCCGCCAGCTCGTACTTCCTTCGCTCGGCAGCTAGGGGCAACTAGGCACGGTCATTACGACTGCCCGCCAAGTACTGTCTGTACCTACCGCACTCAGACTGACACGGACCGCGTGAACATGATGCAGACCGTTGCGCCTCATTGCGGTAGCGAGCCCACGCGTCGAAGGAAAAACGCCGAGGCAGACCGCCCAGTGAGTGGATGCCGGGTTGCATCATCGCGTCGTAATGGTTCTGGTGCCCGGGCCAAAATCTGCTCCGTCCATGAGCCTCATGCCCGACGGACAGGCCTTGCTTGGAGTTGGAGTCGCAATTCTGTACGCCCAGGCATTGCCCCCATCGCCCATGTGTGTGGCGATGGAGCCACGGCGTTTCGTTGCAGGCCTTAAACTTGTCCCTCTCATTCAAGCCATTGCCAGAGCTTAGGCAGACACgtaaaagaaaaagaagaaaaaaaggggaATGGTACCTTATAATAGATTGAGAGTAGCACAAGATATTCTGCCCGTACTGTAGCCTCTGTCATCCATCAATGGCACGGCCGATGTAACCCGGAAAGAGTGCACTCCTAGCTAGCATGCCTAATGAATGCATGTTTGCAACGGCAATGCGACGGCGACACAGGCCTGTTGCCATATCCACTGCCTGCCGATTG
Above is a genomic segment from Purpureocillium takamizusanense chromosome 2, complete sequence containing:
- a CDS encoding Cellulase (EggNog:ENOG503NY10~CAZy:GH5~COG:G), whose amino-acid sequence is MQHFVKNNKMNIFRLPLTWQFITNGQVDGKLYEKNLKVYNDLMNTCLDTGAYCMIDLHNFGRYDDGIIGQGGPSDQVFAGLWSQFATEYAKNDKVVFGLMNEPHDLDIKLWAKSCQAAVTAIRKAGAKKHLILLPGTNFASAETFVSTGSAEALAAIENPDGSTDGLLLDLHKYLDINNSGTHTECTTDNVEGFKTIATWLRKNKRQAMVSETGASMDPTCMEKFCAQNDFIADNTDVFIGFVGWGAGSFDGNYIMTLTPLGKAGSYTDNKLMSQCIMKKFGTDRAVDAPSSSSSFSAPTSTSADAATSTSQPIFRESSAAPSPSPTAAPNNKKDNGSGNLRASGSAVGLLLAMAVATLL
- a CDS encoding Cellulase (SECRETED:SignalP(1-19~SECRETED:cutsite=AIA-GI~SECRETED:prob=0.7618)~EggNog:ENOG503NX55~CAZy:GH5~COG:G), yielding MHTTLRLLALLGLASRAIAGIQYLGVAIPGIDFGCDINGKCPAKAESIPLAQYGGGDGEGQMQHFVKNNKMNIFRLPLTWQFITNGQVDGKLYEKNLKVYNDLMNTCLDTGAYCMIDLHNFGRYDDGIIGQGGPSDQVFAGLWSQFATEYAKNDKVVFGLMNEPHDLDIKLWAKSCQAAVTAIRKAGAKKHLILLPGTNFASAETFVSTGSAEALAAIENPDGSTDGLLLDLHKYLDINNSGTHTECTTDNVEGFKTIATWLRKNKRQAMVSETGASMDPTCMEKFCAQNDFIADNTDVFIGFVGWGAGSFDGNYIMTLTPLGKAGSYTDNKLMSQCIMKKFGTDRAVDAPSSSSSFSAPTSTSADAATSTSQPIFRESSAAPSPSPTAAPNNKKDNGSGNLRASGSAVGLLLAMAVATLL
- a CDS encoding Cellulase (EggNog:ENOG503NY10~CAZy:GH5~COG:G), producing MNTCLDTGAYCMIDLHNFGRYDDGIIGQGGPSDQVFAGLWSQFATEYAKNDKVVFGLMNEPHDLDIKLWAKSCQAAVTAIRKAGAKKHLILLPGTNFASAETFVSTGSAEALAAIENPDGSTDGLLLDLHKYLDINNSGTHTECTTDNVEGFKTIATWLRKNKRQAMVSETGASMDPTCMEKFCAQNDFIADNTDVFIGFVGWGAGSFDGNYIMTLTPLGKAGSYTDNKLMSQCIMKKFGTDRAVDAPSSSSSFSAPTSTSADAATSTSQPIFRESSAAPSPSPTAAPNNKKDNGSGNLRASGSAVGLLLAMAVATLL